Part of the Vidua macroura isolate BioBank_ID:100142 chromosome 27, ASM2450914v1, whole genome shotgun sequence genome, cggcgggcggcggggctggtggcggcggcggcggggctggtggCGGGGCCGCTGTACGTGCATCTGCAGCCGGGGCTGCGGCtgggcggccccgccgccggccccgccgcgccgcccgcggGCCCCGCGCTGCTGCGGGCTCTGGCCGCGCTGTacacggcggcggcggcgcggcgggggctgGACCTGCGCGTCCTGCTCGGCCCCGGCCGCCGCCTGGCACGGCAGCCCCGCGTCCTGCTGGCGGCCGCCGCCGaggcgccggggccgccggaGCCGGTGCAGCTCGGGCTGCAGCGCCTGGCCGCGGCGGTGTACGGCTGCCCGCCGAGCCTGCCCGCGCTGCTGCTGGGCGAGGACACCGCGGGGGACGCCGGGGGAGACCCCGAGGAGGACCCCGAGCAGGATCCTGACGCGACGCTCCCCGAATTCTTGGACGTGGCGGTTGGCGGCACCTTCGACCGGCTGCACGGCGCCCACCGGCTCCTGCTCAGCgcctgctgcctcctggcccggcggcggctcctGGCCGGGGTGGCCGACGGAGAGCTGCTCCGCCGTGAGTCCGGGGCGGCCGTGGCACTGCGCGGGGACGAGGGCTGAGCCCGGTGCTCCCCGGGGCAGGGCAGTGGTCTGGGGGCCCAGTAACAAGTGAAGTCCTGGCAGCCACCCACCCAAGGCGGTGCCATCCAGGCAGAGCGTCAGTGGGCATCCGGGGGGACCCCCtgtcctgcccacagccagcaAGGTGTACAGGTGCAGCGAGGGCAAGGGAAGGGGGAGGCAGTGTTCAAAGTCCCAGCCGAGTGTTTTCTCCCATCTCTTGGTCTTGCTTTTCCGTCACTCTTGTGCTTCTCCGCCCTCCTGGCACCCGGCAGACAAGGTCCTGCCAGAGCTGATCGAGCCGTACGAGCTGCGGGCGGCGAAGCTGCGCGAGTTTTTGGAGGATGTGAAGCCCTCGCTGTGCTATGACATCGTGCCTCTGGCCGACCCGTTCGGCCCCTCAGTCACAGACCCCGacctgcagtgcctggtggTCAGTGAGGAGACCTACCGGGGAGGGGAGGCTGTGAACAGGAAGAGACTTGAAAACGTAATTCCCACGCTGGAACCCGGTGGGCTACCCCTGCCCACCCTCTCGCCCTCCCGATACTGCCTGGGGGCAAATTTGGTCTTGATTTacctcttccctctgctgcaTTCTCATGGCTGACGGCTCTCGGGGCTCCCTTCTCTCATCAGGGGCTCCCCGAGCTGGCTCTGTATGAAATCCAACTGATGAAAGACCCCGACCACAGTCAGAACGAGGAGGAGAAGatcagctcctccagcctccggcagaggctgctggggacactgctgcagcccccacGGGTGAGGGGGCCCTGCAGAGCCGCAGCTGCAATGGGAGTGCCCGGCAGGAGGGGTGGGGGTCTCGGGAGTCGAAGAGTTTGGAAAGGCTGCCTGCTGTTCTGCAGGCCGGAGCCTTTCGTGGCCATCTCCGGGCTGGGGCGTCAGGATCCTTCTCCAGCAAAGCCCAGTTCTCCATCTGCTGCCACggctttcctctttcccttaGCGAGGCCCAGCTCTGCCGTTGCGCCCGTACGTGATTGGGCtgactgggggaactgggagtgGGAAAACCTCCATCGCCAAACTCCTGGGGCACCTGGGCGCCTTCGTCATCGACGCGGACAAGCTGGGCCATGCCGTCTATGTCCCTGGTGGCCCGGCCTATGAGCCGGTGGTGGCAGCCTTTGGGGCAGGTAGAGTCactggaggctgcagggaggaggaaggggagggaggggtgtccc contains:
- the COASY gene encoding bifunctional coenzyme A synthase, whose translation is MPPFASGLLVLTAPLPALPRRAAGLVAAAAGLVAGPLYVHLQPGLRLGGPAAGPAAPPAGPALLRALAALYTAAAARRGLDLRVLLGPGRRLARQPRVLLAAAAEAPGPPEPVQLGLQRLAAAVYGCPPSLPALLLGEDTAGDAGGDPEEDPEQDPDATLPEFLDVAVGGTFDRLHGAHRLLLSACCLLARRRLLAGVADGELLRHKVLPELIEPYELRAAKLREFLEDVKPSLCYDIVPLADPFGPSVTDPDLQCLVVSEETYRGGEAVNRKRLENGLPELALYEIQLMKDPDHSQNEEEKISSSSLRQRLLGTLLQPPRRGPALPLRPYVIGLTGGTGSGKTSIAKLLGHLGAFVIDADKLGHAVYVPGGPAYEPVVAAFGAEILNKDGTINRKVLGAKVFGNQEQLKRLTDIVWPEIAQMAKERVREADAQGKAVCVLDAAVLLEAGWQDMVHEVWTAIIPEEEAVRRIVARDGLSEEAARHRLQSQMSNRQRVEQSQVVLCTLWEPDITRQQVQKAWDLLQQRLSPEPGP